In the Terriglobales bacterium genome, one interval contains:
- a CDS encoding (2Fe-2S)-binding protein produces the protein MAFKLSINGKPYSVEVAPDTPLLWVLRDHLGLTGTKYGCGIGVCGSCTVHLDGEATRSCQTAISQVGARKVTTIEGLADGKVQHAWIAEQVPQCGYCQSGQIMTAAALLAKSPRPTDAQIDDAMSPILCRCGTYQRIRAAIHRAAAGGAR, from the coding sequence ATGGCATTCAAGCTCTCGATCAACGGTAAGCCGTATTCCGTGGAGGTCGCGCCCGACACGCCGCTGTTGTGGGTGCTGCGCGACCACTTGGGACTGACCGGCACCAAGTATGGCTGCGGCATCGGCGTCTGCGGCTCCTGTACGGTGCACCTGGATGGCGAAGCCACCCGCTCCTGCCAGACCGCGATCTCCCAGGTCGGCGCCAGGAAGGTCACGACCATCGAAGGGCTGGCTGACGGCAAGGTCCAGCACGCCTGGATCGCCGAGCAAGTGCCGCAGTGCGGGTACTGCCAGTCAGGGCAGATCATGACCGCAGCGGCGCTCCTGGCCAAGTCGCCCAGGCCGACCGACGCCCAGATCGACGATGCCATGTCGCCCATCCTGTGTCGCTGCGGGACCTATCAGCGGATCCGGGCGGCGATCCACCGCGCCGCCGCGGGAGGTGCGCGATGA
- a CDS encoding molybdopterin cofactor-binding domain-containing protein produces the protein MKTSRREFIKVSGAAGAGLVLAFHLPSTTEASKLANPQFAPNVWLRIDRDSKVTITCHKSEMGQGVRTSLPMMVAEELDVDFSKVVVEQAMADPKYGQQLTGGSTSVRTTMEKLRTAGATARAMLVAAAAKEWGVQPSACHTEPGFVVGPAGKRAGYGALAEAA, from the coding sequence ATGAAAACCTCTCGTCGCGAATTCATCAAGGTCAGCGGCGCCGCCGGCGCCGGCCTGGTGCTTGCGTTTCATCTGCCCTCGACCACAGAAGCCTCGAAGCTGGCAAACCCGCAGTTCGCCCCGAACGTCTGGCTGCGGATCGATCGCGACAGTAAGGTGACGATCACCTGCCACAAGTCGGAGATGGGCCAGGGTGTGCGCACTTCCCTGCCCATGATGGTTGCTGAGGAACTGGATGTCGACTTCTCGAAGGTAGTCGTCGAGCAGGCGATGGCCGACCCGAAGTACGGCCAGCAGTTGACCGGCGGCAGCACCAGCGTGCGTACCACGATGGAGAAGCTGCGCACCGCCGGAGCTACCGCACGTGCCATGTTGGTGGCGGCAGCAGCCAAGGAATGGGGCGTTCAGCCATCCGCGTGCCACACCGAGCCCGGTTTTGTAGTCGGGCCCGCGGGCAAACGCGCCGGCTACGGGGCGCTGGCCGAGGCAGC